Sequence from the Rhodohalobacter sp. 614A genome:
TTGCAGGTTACCGATAAGAATATTGGTAATATCACCCAAATCTTTTACGGTATTTCTGATGATGGAGAACGTCAAGTTTGTACTCCAGCTGAAATCACTGGTACTAACATTAATGGAGTTAACACCAAATTCGAATCCTTTGTTTTCAATGGTTGCATTTTCAAGATTTGTAAGCCTCGATGCAAAACCAGATGATAATGGAAGTGGCTCTTCAATAAGCATATCATTGGTTTGTTTGATGAAGTACTCGATGGATGCTGAAATCCGATCCTGGTAAATACTTGCATCAAGGCCAATATTATACTGTTCGGTCCGCTCCCATTTCAGGTCTGGGTTTGCTACCCGTGATGGAATTAATGAACCTACTCTGGATCCGCCTAAAACGGCATCCGGACCGGCAATAAAAGACAATTGAGTGTTGTAATTGCCAATTTCCTGGTTTCCGGTTACCCCCCAGCTTGCACGAAGTTTCAACTCGCTGAAATATTCAGGTACAAAATCTTCCTGATCCAGATTCCAACCGAGCGCAAGTGATGGGAAGTAACCAAACCTGTTATTTTCCCCAAATCGTGAAGAACCGTCTGCACGGATGGAGGCCGTCAGCAAATATTTATCAAAGAACCTGTAATTCACCCTTCCAAGGTAGGATGCCAATTTGTTTCGTTCCCGCTGGCTGTTCAGATCCGCCGTACTGATATCTCCAAGTGCGAGATTATAGGTTTCGATATTATCCGTTGGGAAGTTGGACATTTGACCGGAAAATGTTGTGAAATCAAAATCCTGGTATGTGGCGCCGGCCAAAACCTGTATGTAGTTATTCTCATTAATATCCTCAGAATACTGTGCGGTAAGCTCCAGAAGAATATTCGATCGATCTAACTCTGCAAGGTTTGCAATACCGTTATTTGCTTCACCGTGGATTGTTTTTGTACTGTTGAATATTTCCCGTTTATCCGATTGTGTATCAAAACCAACATTGAGGTTCATTTGCAGTACCTCAACCGGGTTATATCGTATAAAACCGTTTCCTAAAAATCGTTTTACCCTATTCCTGGTAATAATGCCTTCAACAACTGATAAGGGGTTGTTCATAGTGAGGTCCGGAGACCGGTAAAAACTTCCGTCTTCATTATAAACCGGAGACGTTGGATCATACAGCAAAGAAGTATAGATTGGCCCGCCCTGCTCATTAATATTGACACCCGTTGGAGTATTGTCATTATCAATCAGGCTGGCTGTCAGGTTAAACCCGGTTTCAATGTTTTCAGATAAACTTGCATTAAGATTTGTTCTGAATGAATACCCCTCAATTCCCGAACTTTTTATAATTCCCTTTTGTGAAAATTGATTTGCCGACAGATAATACGTGGCTGATTCACTTCCGCCGGATATCGAGACATTATTATCGTAGGTTACGCCTTGCCGGAATATTTCGTCTTGCCAATTTGTTGCCGTCCCCGGATTGCCAGAAAACACCGGTGCTTCTCCCCGATCTGCAGCCAATCCGTTCATCACATCGATATATTCCTTGGATGAGAGCACATCAATTTTTTTTGACACTACCTGGCTTCCAATTTTCGAGCTGATATCAACCTGGATTCTGCCGGAACTACCTTTTTTAGTAGTTATTAATACAACCCCATTTGCCGCCCGTGATCCGTAAATAGCTGTTGCAGAAGCATCTTTCAATATTTCAATGGACTCAATGTCGTTCGTATTCAAACTATTAAGAGGGTTCCGCGGATTTTCATTCGAAGAAAGTTGCGCTTCGCCACCCGCTGAGAAGTTATTGCTGTTATCAATTGGAACGCCATCAATCACATAGAGAGGTTCGGTTCCCGCATTAATAGATCCAACCCCCCGAATCTGGATGGACATACCGCCGCCGGGTTCTCCACTGGTTTGTGAAATTTGAACCCCGGCTACTTTTCCCTGAATAAGTTGCTCAACAGATGTATTCGCTCCGTCATTAAAATCTCGGGGCTGGATAGAGCTAACAGAACCGGTCAGATCCCGTCGTTCCTGTATGCCGTACCCAATGACCACAACATCATCGAGCAATTGAACATCTTGACTTAATTCCACATTGATTTCAGATCGCCCGTCAATTTCAACTTCCAATCTTTGATATCCCACATAACTAAACACCAGTGTGGCAACATCGTCCGGGATTTCAATATCATACTGTCCATTTATATCGGTCGTTGTTCCAATAGGAGCGCCTGTGCCTTGCGTAGAGCCGGCAATCACATTCACACCGGGAAGCGCTTCCGCGGTTTCCAAATCAATAACCGTTCCTGTAATATTTTGCAGAGCAACTTCTTCAACAGGTTCTACAACGGCATTGTGATTTTTTACCACAACCAATTGCCTGTTCGATGATATCGCAAATTGAAGACCGGTTTCCTCCAAAACTTCCCACAGAGCATTATACAGAGTTAACCGTTTATTCTTGATTGTAACCCTGAAGTCTTTTGGAAGCAATTCTTTCGTATACATCAGTTTAAGATCCAACTTCTCTGCAATTTCCGTTAAGGCTTGCTCAATTGTTGCATTAGAGAAGTTTAGCTCTATCACTCTTTGTAGAAGCTCATTTTGCGTAGTACTGGTTTCAGAAACCTGATCCTGCATGGCGAATATCAGGTTATTTTGATTATCAACTTCCTGGGCCCAAAGCGATTGTCCGGCAAAACCGAAGAATACTATCAGAGCCATCGTACGTATCATGTTGGTAAACATATTGGTCCTTATTTGATTGTTGAGTTTGTCATTTCCTCTTTTTAAACCGGGGATCCGATTACTGTCAAATCTCATTTAATTCACTCGGGAGACCGGAACATAAACGAGCGATCTACCCTTTCAACTTCCAGTTCGAGTGTAAGAGCAATGCCCTGAAGTACTTCACTCATAGATTGGCTATAGTCGATTTCAGCAGTAATTTTTTTCTGGCATATCTTTTCATCCTCTACCTGAATATCTATGTCGTACCATCTTTCAAGCCGGGGAAGAACTTCGCTTAAAGGTCTGTTTTCAAATTCGAGCCTGCCTTCGGTCCATCCCAGGTACCAATTTATATCGGTAACTTCGGCAACAACGGGTTCTTTCCCCTCGGCAATTACTCCCATTTTGTTCCTGGTAATCAGAACTTCATTTTCGGATTGGGCATTATTTTCCTGGTGGTTTCCAAATGCAACCTTTCCTTCAGAAACAACCACTTCTACCTCATCAGATTCGGGCCAGGCCTGAACCAGGAACCGGGTTCCAAGAACGCGGGTATAAGCTCTTTCAGACCGAACGATAAATGGCTTTTCGTCATCGTGGGTAACCTCAAAGTAGGCTTCACCTTCCAGAAACAGCTCCCGTTCTTGCTGATTATACTTGTCGGGAATCTCAAGACGGCTGCCGGCATGAAGCATTACTTTGGTGCCGTCACTGAGTATGTATGTTGCCCTCTCACCATTCCTTGTAACAAAAACCCTGTTCTCAATAGCCGCCACCTCTGCAGCACGATGTTGCATTTGTGTATAATAAAATGAGAAGTAGCCGGCAGATGCGATAATTAATATTGTTGCCGCAACCAGCATCACCCGGCGCCATTTGATCTCCGCCCTTTTTATAGTATTTGCATGCGGAGAACCCGGTGTATAGCTATCATAATGTTTAATACCCGATACTTTTAGTTTGTGGTCTCTTTGGTTCTTCTCAAATACATCCATATTGCCTGATAATTTCAGCCATGCTTTGTCAACATCTAATTCATAGGAGGTATTTTTTGTCTCTTTCCAAACTTCATAAAGCCGATCAATTTCTTCCTCTCGTGCAGGATCTGATTTTATCCACGTTTCCATTATTTGATTTTCCTCTTTGGACAACTCACCGGCAAAATATTTTGCAAGCTGTTCCCACTTTTTATCATTATTCATAGCCATTTTTCAATGTTTTTCAACTGTTACTATGGGCTAATACACCCGAGATCCGGCGTACTGTGACAAGAATTAAAAAAAATTTTATTTTTTTTATAAGGTGTTCTTTCGTTTGATCTGAAGCTTCTCAAGCCTCAAAAAAAATCATTACGGGTAGAATGATTTGAGATGTGCTGCGCGAAAATCTGCATATTCCCCACAGGTACAAACAATTTTCAAAAGCAGAATAACTTTTCTCTAAAAGAACAAACTGGATGAGCCGGCTACGAAAAGAATATATAAGTAGTCTGAAAGATGATCCCGAAGAGACTTTAAGGCTCTGCCCATTTGTGTATTTACTGTATTAATTGAAATCTCCAGATATTCGGCAATTTCGGTATAAGTGAGACCGCTTCTGCGGTTCAGAATAAAAATTTGCCGGCACCTGGGAGGAAGCGCATTGATTGCTCTCTCAATTTCTTCTCTCAATTCTTTAATGTCATAATCATCGGATAGACTCGAATGTTTCCTAAGTTCTCCAAGCCTGGAGATAATTTCTTCTTCAGACTCTGCAACAATTTTCTCGTGCCTGATTTTATTCAGGGATTCATTCCGAACTGCGGAAAAAAGGTAGGCTTTAACTGTACCCGGCGGGTCCCAAGACTCTCTTTGCGTCCATATTTTTAGGAAGACTGATTGAACAACATCTTCGGCAGTTTCGGACTGTAACAGGTAGCTATATGCAAAACCATGAAGCCGCTTGTAATAGGCCCTAAATATTTTTTCAAAAGCTTGCCTGCTTCCCTCTTCCCGAACTTGCCTCACCCATTGTTTCTCTTCCATATGCTTGGAAGAAAGAAATGAACCATTATCCGATTTTTTGGGATTCATGCAATCTATTGGCAATAGAGACACTGTAACGACGATCAGTGTTTCCAATACTATGTTAAGGTTTTACAATTCCGGAAGAGCTGAGCTCAGCATAACGAAAATTTAATACTCCGTTAAAAATCCAGCAAAAATACCGTTGATATGATATACTAAAAAAGGGTACTGATGTCAATAAGTGGATAGGGCCTTTTGACTTAGATTTTTTTACCCTCAAAATCAGAAAAAAGGGAAAAGGAATCGGAAAGGTATTCTTTTGAAAATACAGTTCAGCTTGATGAAGAGATATTAGTATATGACCCATCATTCCATAAATCATTCTTTTCAATCATGAGGAGCTCAGATTCATATCTGCATATTGTCTGGATTAGGGACCGATGCTTGTTCAAAATATTCCCTGTCTTTCTGAAGACAATTTTCTACAAAACTTATCCACTATCAGTATCTTTTAGATTTGGATCTGCTCCATT
This genomic interval carries:
- a CDS encoding SusC/RagA family TonB-linked outer membrane protein — protein: MALIVFFGFAGQSLWAQEVDNQNNLIFAMQDQVSETSTTQNELLQRVIELNFSNATIEQALTEIAEKLDLKLMYTKELLPKDFRVTIKNKRLTLYNALWEVLEETGLQFAISSNRQLVVVKNHNAVVEPVEEVALQNITGTVIDLETAEALPGVNVIAGSTQGTGAPIGTTTDINGQYDIEIPDDVATLVFSYVGYQRLEVEIDGRSEINVELSQDVQLLDDVVVIGYGIQERRDLTGSVSSIQPRDFNDGANTSVEQLIQGKVAGVQISQTSGEPGGGMSIQIRGVGSINAGTEPLYVIDGVPIDNSNNFSAGGEAQLSSNENPRNPLNSLNTNDIESIEILKDASATAIYGSRAANGVVLITTKKGSSGRIQVDISSKIGSQVVSKKIDVLSSKEYIDVMNGLAADRGEAPVFSGNPGTATNWQDEIFRQGVTYDNNVSISGGSESATYYLSANQFSQKGIIKSSGIEGYSFRTNLNASLSENIETGFNLTASLIDNDNTPTGVNINEQGGPIYTSLLYDPTSPVYNEDGSFYRSPDLTMNNPLSVVEGIITRNRVKRFLGNGFIRYNPVEVLQMNLNVGFDTQSDKREIFNSTKTIHGEANNGIANLAELDRSNILLELTAQYSEDINENNYIQVLAGATYQDFDFTTFSGQMSNFPTDNIETYNLALGDISTADLNSQRERNKLASYLGRVNYRFFDKYLLTASIRADGSSRFGENNRFGYFPSLALGWNLDQEDFVPEYFSELKLRASWGVTGNQEIGNYNTQLSFIAGPDAVLGGSRVGSLIPSRVANPDLKWERTEQYNIGLDASIYQDRISASIEYFIKQTNDMLIEEPLPLSSGFASRLTNLENATIENKGFEFGVNSINVSTSDFSWSTNLTFSIIRNTVKDLGDITNILIGNLQNVGSYAIIREGDPIASYYGHKITGIFQEGDDIANSAQPTAQPGYPIIQDTNGDGMIGEDDKVLLGDPHPDFVFGLNNRLSFKQFQLEFFIDSKLGQQLLNMNMIETLYPHNFRRNRWAEPYLNRWTPGNPSNEWPSGTFPSEYSGGKVNTLTVLDASFVRLKTVTLRYTIPQTWIRNASISVTGTNLLTFSEYDGFNPEANSFGRGIGRVDFNTYPLAKTILVGINLGF
- a CDS encoding FecR domain-containing protein, which codes for MAMNNDKKWEQLAKYFAGELSKEENQIMETWIKSDPAREEEIDRLYEVWKETKNTSYELDVDKAWLKLSGNMDVFEKNQRDHKLKVSGIKHYDSYTPGSPHANTIKRAEIKWRRVMLVAATILIIASAGYFSFYYTQMQHRAAEVAAIENRVFVTRNGERATYILSDGTKVMLHAGSRLEIPDKYNQQERELFLEGEAYFEVTHDDEKPFIVRSERAYTRVLGTRFLVQAWPESDEVEVVVSEGKVAFGNHQENNAQSENEVLITRNKMGVIAEGKEPVVAEVTDINWYLGWTEGRLEFENRPLSEVLPRLERWYDIDIQVEDEKICQKKITAEIDYSQSMSEVLQGIALTLELEVERVDRSFMFRSPE
- a CDS encoding RNA polymerase sigma-70 factor, whose translation is MNPKKSDNGSFLSSKHMEEKQWVRQVREEGSRQAFEKIFRAYYKRLHGFAYSYLLQSETAEDVVQSVFLKIWTQRESWDPPGTVKAYLFSAVRNESLNKIRHEKIVAESEEEIISRLGELRKHSSLSDDYDIKELREEIERAINALPPRCRQIFILNRRSGLTYTEIAEYLEISINTVNTQMGRALKSLRDHLSDYLYILFVAGSSSLFF